In Calditrichota bacterium, a single genomic region encodes these proteins:
- the recG gene encoding ATP-dependent DNA helicase RecG: MPNQEQNNFLDISVQFVKGIGEKRAQALNNAEIFTVRDLLQYYPRRYLDRSNITAIRNLKINELVTVVGTVQACGIQRGRKARFVLMLSDNTGRLNCVWFNQIPYWEKKFKPGQLIAVSGKVGYFGGLQMVHPEFDILSDDEEVNMANFYNTGQIIPIYSSSEALSRVGLDSRGFRRVLNYLVKNYISRIEETLPQHIFSQLKLLPLQEALKNVHFPGSLFLLKEARRRLKFEEFFLLEFLLAYRKKKVIEQEKGIAFPDIGDRVHQLAEKLPFKLTPAQRKVLQEIWSDMKKPHPMYRLIQGDVGSGKTIIALIAMLLAVENGYQAALMAPTEILAEQHFLTFKKWLAELDIHIELLVGAQKTAEREEILKNVASGKCHIAIGTHALIQEHVKFAKLGLIVIDEQHRFGVTQRAELTQKGANPDVLVMTATPIPRTLSLTLYGDLDISVIDELPEGRKPIITSWRYSDKRKEIYKFVKSHIDAGAQAYIVFPLVEESEKLDLKAASESYEVLQASIFKDNTMALLHGRMKNEEKESVMASFKNGDIQVLVSTTVIEVGVDVPNATIMVIENAERFGLTQLHQLRGRVGRGGKQSYCILIAKKPLTEEALTRLRTMASTTDGFKIAEVDLQLRGPGEFLGTRQHGLPDFKIANPLKDGQLLQDARKIAFECVENETDLNFLLESVKKISFYQQFKENLSLMRIG; the protein is encoded by the coding sequence ATGCCAAATCAAGAGCAAAACAACTTTCTCGACATTTCCGTTCAATTTGTGAAAGGAATCGGCGAAAAACGGGCGCAAGCGTTGAACAACGCCGAAATTTTTACAGTGCGCGACTTGCTGCAATATTATCCTCGCCGCTATCTCGACCGCAGCAACATTACGGCGATTCGCAACCTAAAAATCAACGAATTGGTGACCGTTGTGGGCACGGTGCAGGCCTGCGGCATTCAGCGTGGCAGAAAAGCGCGTTTCGTACTCATGCTCTCCGATAACACAGGTCGTCTGAACTGCGTCTGGTTCAATCAAATTCCTTACTGGGAAAAAAAATTTAAGCCCGGGCAATTGATCGCCGTCAGCGGCAAAGTCGGCTATTTCGGCGGTCTTCAAATGGTGCACCCTGAATTTGACATTCTCTCTGACGATGAAGAAGTCAACATGGCGAATTTTTACAACACAGGACAAATCATTCCCATTTATTCTTCATCGGAAGCTCTCTCCCGCGTCGGATTGGACAGTCGCGGCTTTCGGCGAGTTTTGAATTATCTGGTGAAAAATTACATTTCCCGCATCGAAGAAACCCTGCCGCAGCATATTTTTTCACAATTGAAATTGCTTCCTCTGCAAGAGGCGTTGAAAAATGTCCATTTTCCCGGAAGCTTATTTCTGTTGAAAGAAGCGCGGCGTCGGCTCAAGTTTGAGGAATTTTTTCTGCTGGAATTTCTGCTGGCATATCGTAAAAAGAAAGTGATTGAGCAGGAAAAAGGAATCGCCTTCCCTGACATCGGTGATCGTGTTCACCAGTTAGCGGAAAAGCTGCCTTTCAAATTAACGCCGGCGCAAAGGAAAGTGTTGCAGGAAATCTGGTCTGACATGAAAAAACCGCATCCCATGTACCGGCTCATTCAGGGAGACGTGGGTTCAGGAAAAACCATTATCGCGCTCATTGCCATGCTGCTGGCAGTGGAAAACGGCTATCAGGCAGCATTGATGGCACCGACGGAAATTTTGGCGGAGCAGCACTTTTTGACTTTCAAAAAATGGCTGGCAGAATTGGACATTCACATTGAGCTGCTGGTCGGAGCGCAAAAAACAGCGGAACGCGAGGAAATTCTTAAAAATGTCGCGTCAGGGAAATGCCACATCGCCATTGGAACGCACGCCTTGATTCAAGAGCACGTTAAATTTGCAAAATTGGGCTTGATTGTCATCGACGAGCAGCATCGTTTCGGCGTTACTCAGCGCGCGGAATTGACGCAAAAAGGCGCCAATCCCGATGTGCTGGTGATGACTGCCACGCCGATTCCGCGGACGCTTTCTTTGACTCTGTACGGCGACTTGGACATCTCCGTCATTGACGAACTTCCCGAAGGAAGAAAACCGATCATCACTTCCTGGCGCTATTCCGACAAGAGAAAAGAAATTTACAAATTTGTGAAATCGCACATCGACGCTGGCGCCCAGGCGTACATCGTTTTTCCGCTGGTGGAAGAATCTGAAAAATTAGATTTGAAAGCCGCGTCTGAAAGCTACGAAGTTTTGCAGGCGTCAATTTTCAAAGACAACACCATGGCGCTACTACACGGCAGAATGAAAAACGAAGAAAAAGAATCGGTCATGGCGTCTTTTAAAAATGGCGACATTCAAGTTCTTGTTTCCACAACAGTTATCGAAGTCGGCGTTGACGTGCCTAATGCGACAATCATGGTCATCGAGAATGCGGAACGCTTCGGACTTACACAATTGCATCAGTTACGCGGTCGTGTAGGGCGCGGTGGCAAACAATCGTACTGCATTCTTATTGCCAAAAAACCGCTGACGGAAGAAGCGCTCACCCGGCTGAGAACAATGGCTTCCACAACTGACGGTTTCAAAATCGCCGAAGTCGATTTGCAGCTTCGCGGTCCCGGAGAGTTTTTGGGCACGCGCCAGCACGGATTACCGGACTTCAAAATTGCCAATCCTTTGAAAGACGGACAGCTTTTGCAAGACGCCCGCAAAATAGCCTTCGAGTGCGTGGAAAATGAAACTGACTTAAATTTTCTCCT
- a CDS encoding DUF4139 domain-containing protein, whose product MKKLAFLLLTLIFSLSSVFADDGRKVSVTVYNDNLAVVKDVRMMRFQKGKFELKYQDVAAQIDPTSVHFKSLTAPDKVVIAEQNYDFDLVSSDKILSKYIDENIRVRTKQDSLFAGSLLSYQGNYLILQKPGGAIKMVNRSNVVTIDFPELPEGLLTKPTLLWQIICQQAGAHETEVSYLTKGMEWHAEYIAVAKNNDQNLELNAWVSINNHSGATFPDAKIKLMAGEIHRAEPERRYRQTMDYVEKAMPMAAPKFEEKSFFEYHLYTLDQPSTLKNNQIKQITLFPTVETRCKKIYIFEAKVSTKDVHVNLTFKNEKAAGMGMPLPAGKVRVYKEDPKDQSLELIGEDRIEHTPKDEEVKLYIGNAFDIKVERTMMNKKSTGKRSREETWEVKIRNHKENDNVEVQVVERFYNFWKIKNSTHRYKKLSADKVQFSVPVMRDSEAVLTYTVKLSW is encoded by the coding sequence ATGAAAAAGTTAGCCTTTCTACTGCTGACATTGATCTTTTCGTTGTCTTCTGTCTTTGCCGATGATGGTCGCAAGGTAAGCGTTACAGTTTACAATGATAATCTCGCAGTCGTGAAAGACGTGAGGATGATGCGATTCCAAAAAGGGAAATTTGAGCTCAAATACCAGGACGTCGCCGCACAAATCGATCCCACCAGCGTGCATTTCAAGTCATTAACTGCGCCGGACAAGGTTGTCATTGCTGAACAAAATTATGATTTTGACCTCGTTTCCTCGGATAAAATTTTATCAAAATACATCGATGAAAACATTCGCGTGCGCACGAAACAGGACAGTCTTTTCGCCGGATCACTGCTAAGCTACCAAGGGAATTATTTGATTTTGCAAAAGCCGGGCGGCGCGATAAAAATGGTGAACCGCTCAAACGTAGTAACCATTGATTTCCCTGAGTTGCCGGAAGGATTGTTGACAAAGCCTACTTTGCTGTGGCAGATAATTTGTCAGCAAGCCGGAGCGCATGAGACCGAAGTCAGTTATTTGACCAAAGGCATGGAATGGCACGCTGAATATATTGCCGTGGCAAAAAATAACGATCAGAATCTGGAACTCAATGCCTGGGTTTCCATTAACAACCACAGTGGCGCGACTTTCCCTGACGCAAAAATTAAACTCATGGCTGGCGAAATTCACCGCGCGGAACCGGAAAGACGCTATCGTCAAACAATGGATTATGTTGAAAAAGCTATGCCCATGGCCGCGCCGAAATTCGAGGAAAAAAGTTTCTTCGAATATCATCTTTACACGCTCGATCAACCGTCCACCCTGAAAAACAATCAGATTAAACAAATCACCCTTTTCCCTACCGTGGAAACGAGATGCAAGAAAATTTACATTTTCGAAGCGAAAGTTTCCACGAAAGATGTTCACGTCAATTTGACTTTCAAAAACGAGAAAGCGGCAGGAATGGGTATGCCGCTGCCGGCAGGGAAAGTTCGTGTTTACAAAGAAGACCCGAAGGACCAGTCTCTGGAATTGATCGGCGAAGATAGAATTGAGCACACGCCCAAAGATGAAGAAGTCAAACTTTATATCGGCAATGCCTTTGACATCAAAGTCGAGCGCACAATGATGAACAAAAAATCTACCGGCAAGCGCTCCCGTGAGGAAACCTGGGAAGTGAAAATTCGCAATCACAAAGAAAATGACAACGTGGAAGTACAAGTGGTTGAACGATTTTATAATTTCTGGAAAATTAAAAACTCCACTCACCGTTACAAAAAGTTGAGTGCGGACAAGGTGCAATTTTCCGTGCCGGTTATGCGCGACTCGGAAGCAGTTTTGACATATACGGTGAAATTGTCATGGTAA
- a CDS encoding valine--tRNA ligase, producing the protein MAQNEIAKVYDPKNVEDRWYQYWIEKNYFHAEVNPDKKPYSIVIPPPNVTDVLHMGHAYNNTLQDILIRFHRMRGYEALWLPGTDHAGIATQNVVERNLRKSENLTRHDLGREKFVERVWEWKEKYGNVIIEQLKKLGCSCDWERERFTMDPGLSQAVTEVFVRLYEKGLIYRGEYIINWCPRCGTALSDEEAIHQDENGKLWYIRYPYNGNKYITVATTRPETMLGDVAVAVHPDDARYKKLIGKTVTLPVMNREIPIIADPAVDPKFGTGAVKVTPAHDPNDFEMGQRHNLAPINVMNEDGTMNKNAGKYKGYDRFECRKMLVKELEQLGLLEKIKDHEHAVAHCQRCDTVVEPYLSKQWFVKVKPLADPALKVVADGEIKFHPEKWIKNYNHWMTNVRDWCISRQLWWGHRIPVYYCDDCGHEMVKRTAPQKCEKCGSTKIRQDEDVLDTWFSSWLWPFSTMGWPEKTPDLEYFYPTNALVTAPDIIFFWVARMIMSGLEFMNDIPFEHVYFNGVIRDDKGRKMSKTLGNGIDPLLMVKKYSADAVRFSLLMLTSEGQDINLAESSFEIGRNFSNKLWNSFRFLMMNLDETEIPALIENFDKIDDEKLELADQWILSRLHKTISAATTAVEEFHFNEAVDNLYSFFWHEYCDWYLELIKPRLYGEDAEAKKIALSVGLHAMRIIVKLLHPFIPFITEEIWQKIRHESESDLIVSDWPEPDQKFYADVPEEQMALVQQVIGAVRNIRGEMNVPPTKQAQLIVKSNNQKLLSLIEQSQIYVKSLAKISDITLSSDVEKPKLSASAVVADLEIFVPLAGLIDIEVERNRLTKEITRLENQVQNINKKLMNQDFIKKAPQQVIDKEKQKLIDFRQNLEKLKDNLKSLED; encoded by the coding sequence ATGGCGCAGAACGAAATTGCAAAAGTGTACGATCCTAAAAATGTTGAAGATCGCTGGTACCAATACTGGATTGAAAAAAATTATTTTCATGCGGAAGTAAATCCGGATAAAAAACCATACTCAATTGTCATTCCGCCTCCCAATGTGACGGACGTGCTTCACATGGGACATGCATACAACAACACCTTGCAGGATATCCTGATTCGTTTTCACCGTATGCGCGGCTATGAGGCTCTGTGGCTTCCCGGAACAGATCACGCCGGTATTGCCACGCAAAATGTTGTCGAGCGCAATTTGCGCAAAAGTGAAAATCTGACGCGCCATGATTTGGGAAGAGAAAAATTCGTCGAACGGGTCTGGGAATGGAAAGAAAAATACGGTAATGTGATCATTGAGCAATTGAAAAAATTAGGCTGTTCCTGCGACTGGGAACGCGAGAGATTTACCATGGACCCGGGCCTGTCGCAAGCAGTGACTGAAGTTTTTGTCCGCCTTTATGAAAAAGGCCTCATTTACCGCGGCGAGTACATCATCAATTGGTGTCCGCGATGCGGCACTGCTCTTTCCGATGAAGAGGCAATCCATCAGGATGAAAACGGAAAACTCTGGTACATCCGCTACCCGTACAACGGGAATAAATATATCACAGTGGCGACCACCAGACCGGAAACCATGCTCGGAGACGTTGCTGTAGCCGTACATCCGGATGATGCACGCTACAAAAAATTGATCGGTAAAACAGTTACCTTGCCGGTGATGAATCGCGAAATCCCCATCATTGCTGACCCGGCAGTTGATCCGAAATTTGGGACAGGCGCGGTAAAAGTCACCCCGGCGCACGATCCCAATGATTTTGAAATGGGACAGCGCCACAATTTAGCACCGATCAACGTGATGAATGAAGACGGCACCATGAACAAAAATGCCGGAAAATACAAAGGGTACGACCGTTTTGAGTGTCGCAAGATGCTGGTGAAAGAGCTGGAACAACTGGGACTTTTGGAAAAAATAAAAGACCATGAGCACGCCGTAGCGCATTGTCAGCGCTGCGACACGGTTGTGGAGCCATATTTATCCAAACAATGGTTTGTCAAAGTCAAGCCTCTTGCCGATCCGGCGCTGAAAGTCGTTGCCGACGGTGAGATCAAATTTCATCCCGAAAAATGGATTAAAAACTACAATCACTGGATGACCAACGTCCGCGATTGGTGTATTTCCCGCCAGCTTTGGTGGGGGCATCGCATTCCTGTTTACTATTGCGACGATTGCGGTCACGAAATGGTGAAACGCACTGCACCGCAAAAATGCGAGAAATGCGGAAGCACAAAAATCCGGCAGGATGAAGACGTGCTCGATACCTGGTTTTCTTCCTGGTTGTGGCCCTTTTCCACCATGGGCTGGCCCGAAAAAACGCCGGATCTGGAATATTTTTACCCGACGAATGCCCTGGTCACAGCACCGGATATCATTTTCTTCTGGGTTGCGCGCATGATCATGTCCGGTCTGGAATTTATGAACGATATTCCATTTGAACATGTTTATTTCAACGGTGTCATTCGCGACGATAAAGGCAGAAAAATGAGCAAGACTTTGGGCAACGGCATTGATCCCTTGCTTATGGTCAAAAAATACAGCGCTGATGCGGTTCGTTTCTCGTTGCTGATGCTGACATCGGAGGGTCAGGACATCAATTTGGCGGAATCCAGCTTTGAGATCGGAAGGAATTTTTCCAACAAACTCTGGAATTCATTCCGTTTCCTGATGATGAATCTGGACGAAACTGAAATTCCTGCTTTGATTGAGAATTTTGACAAAATTGATGATGAGAAACTGGAGTTAGCGGATCAATGGATTTTGAGCCGATTGCATAAAACTATTTCCGCAGCGACGACAGCGGTGGAAGAATTTCATTTCAATGAAGCAGTGGATAATTTATACTCATTTTTCTGGCATGAATACTGCGATTGGTATCTGGAATTGATCAAGCCGCGACTTTACGGCGAGGACGCAGAAGCTAAAAAAATCGCGCTGAGTGTTGGCCTTCATGCCATGAGAATTATTGTTAAATTGCTGCATCCGTTCATTCCGTTCATCACGGAAGAAATCTGGCAAAAAATACGGCATGAATCAGAATCCGACTTGATTGTGTCTGACTGGCCTGAACCGGATCAAAAATTTTACGCTGATGTTCCGGAAGAACAGATGGCGCTCGTGCAGCAGGTGATTGGCGCTGTGCGCAACATCCGCGGCGAAATGAATGTGCCGCCGACGAAACAAGCGCAGTTAATTGTAAAAAGCAATAATCAGAAACTTTTGAGTTTAATCGAACAATCACAAATTTATGTGAAATCGCTGGCAAAGATTTCCGACATCACGCTTTCGTCGGACGTTGAAAAACCGAAATTATCTGCTTCCGCCGTGGTTGCTGATCTGGAAATTTTTGTTCCGTTGGCGGGTTTGATTGATATTGAGGTTGAGCGCAACCGACTCACGAAGGAAATCACCCGACTGGAAAATCAGGTGCAAAATATCAACAAAAAATTGATGAATCAGGATTTCATCAAAAAAGCGCCGCAGCAAGTGATTGACAAAGAGAAGCAAAAATTGATTGATTTCCGACAAAATCTGGAAAAGCTCAAAGACAATCTGAAAAGTCTGGAAGATTAA